In the bacterium genome, one interval contains:
- a CDS encoding adenylyltransferase/cytidyltransferase family protein, which yields MTQSRDGAPRPADPVRVFVGGTFDGLHRGHLFLFEHAHRRGAAMARRQGRPGVHLSVVVARDDSVRRIKHRPPHHTQRERCALVAALRLVDEAFVGARNDFIASVRRANPDLIVLGHDQKAGWEDALHAAGIFAKIVRCPPYERQRLKTTFLRSDLERMST from the coding sequence GTGACCCAGTCCCGCGACGGCGCGCCGCGCCCTGCCGACCCCGTGCGCGTCTTCGTCGGCGGCACCTTCGACGGTCTGCATCGCGGCCACCTGTTCCTCTTCGAGCACGCGCACCGGCGCGGCGCCGCGATGGCGCGGCGGCAGGGCCGGCCCGGCGTCCACCTCAGCGTCGTCGTGGCGCGCGACGACAGCGTGCGCCGCATCAAGCACCGGCCGCCGCATCACACCCAGCGCGAGCGGTGCGCGCTCGTCGCCGCGCTGCGCCTGGTCGACGAGGCGTTCGTTGGAGCGCGCAACGACTTCATCGCCTCGGTGCGGCGGGCGAACCCGGACCTCATCGTGCTCGGCCACGACCAGAAGGCGGGCTGGGAGGACGCGCTGCACGCCGCCGGCATCTTCGCCAAGATCGTCCGCTGCCCACCGTACGAGCGCCAGCGGCTGAAGACGACGTTTCTGCGGTCCGACCTGGAGCGGATGTCGACCTAG
- a CDS encoding isoaspartyl peptidase/L-asparaginase: MQRPTLIVHGGAGPWPADLLTAAVAGCGEAAAAGWAILAAGGSAIDAVEAAVRFLEDDPRFNAGVGSSLTDAGTVEMDASIMDGASGRGAGVAGVTTIRNPVRLARTLLVEGRHVLVAGAGAEQLGRAHRLPAVPPESLVTAVQRRRWSDRLAGQPGTVGAVACDAAGHVAAATSTGGLRGKRAGRIGDSAVIGAGTYADDRAGAASATGDGEAILLAGLTRAAVDGVRAGRDPAAVAAALVRDLTGRAVEAGLILVDRFGRAAIAHGADAMPTAQRSPVGRA; this comes from the coding sequence ATGCAGCGCCCGACCTTGATCGTTCACGGCGGGGCCGGCCCGTGGCCGGCCGACCTGCTCACCGCCGCCGTCGCCGGCTGTGGCGAGGCAGCGGCGGCCGGCTGGGCGATCCTCGCCGCCGGCGGCAGCGCCATCGACGCCGTCGAGGCCGCGGTGCGGTTCCTGGAGGACGACCCGCGCTTCAATGCCGGCGTCGGATCGAGCCTCACCGACGCCGGAACGGTCGAGATGGACGCCTCGATCATGGACGGCGCCAGCGGCCGCGGCGCCGGCGTCGCCGGGGTGACGACGATCCGCAATCCGGTGCGGCTGGCGCGCACGCTACTCGTGGAAGGTCGCCACGTGCTCGTCGCCGGCGCCGGCGCCGAACAGCTCGGCCGCGCTCACCGACTGCCGGCCGTGCCGCCGGAGAGCCTGGTGACCGCGGTGCAGCGCCGGCGCTGGAGCGACCGGCTCGCCGGCCAACCGGGGACGGTGGGCGCGGTCGCCTGCGACGCCGCCGGGCACGTCGCGGCGGCGACCTCGACCGGCGGCCTGCGCGGCAAGCGCGCCGGGCGCATCGGCGACAGCGCGGTCATCGGCGCCGGTACCTATGCCGACGACCGGGCCGGCGCCGCGTCCGCCACTGGCGACGGCGAAGCGATCCTGCTCGCCGGGCTGACGCGCGCCGCGGTCGATGGGGTGCGCGCCGGTCGCGACCCCGCCGCGGTCGCCGCGGCGTTGGTCCGCGACCTGACGGGTCGCGCCGTCGAGGCCGGTCTGATCCTCGTCGATCGCTTCGGGCGCGCCGCCATCGCCCACGGCGCCGACGCCATGCCGACCGCCCAGCGATCACCGGTGGGGCGAGCTTGA
- a CDS encoding matrixin family metalloprotease — translation MRRAASLAAVALIAATAAPAYELLRVNNNPCSRGDQNLFWRDATVSVAVNLLPEPQRGLADQARQRWNQSLRRFRFGVGNGPACARDGIATLTIADTPCGQASFGDALAITRSFWMANGELVDADVTFNANSFLLADNAAFLQVAMHELGHVLGLDHADACGADGTGTLMRSRLVPPRLEAPQADDVSGAEAIYPGGGGGGGGGGGVPEGANSCAIVPGAASAWPLLGAALLRLLRRRRARHPGRRPRSAAADPD, via the coding sequence GTGAGGCGGGCCGCGTCCCTCGCGGCGGTGGCGCTGATCGCGGCGACCGCCGCCCCGGCCTACGAGCTGCTGCGCGTCAACAACAACCCGTGCAGTCGCGGTGACCAGAACCTGTTCTGGCGCGACGCCACCGTGTCGGTGGCCGTCAACCTGTTGCCGGAGCCGCAGCGCGGCCTCGCCGACCAGGCCCGGCAGCGCTGGAACCAGAGCCTGCGGCGCTTTCGCTTCGGCGTCGGCAACGGGCCCGCCTGCGCCCGCGACGGCATCGCGACCCTGACCATCGCCGACACGCCGTGCGGGCAGGCGAGCTTCGGCGACGCCCTGGCGATCACCCGCAGCTTCTGGATGGCGAACGGCGAGCTCGTCGATGCCGATGTGACCTTCAACGCCAACTCGTTCCTCCTCGCCGACAACGCCGCCTTTCTGCAGGTCGCCATGCACGAGCTCGGTCACGTGCTCGGGCTCGACCATGCCGACGCCTGCGGTGCCGACGGCACGGGCACGCTGATGCGCTCCCGCCTGGTGCCGCCGCGGCTGGAAGCGCCGCAGGCCGACGACGTGTCCGGCGCCGAGGCGATCTATCCCGGCGGCGGCGGTGGCGGCGGGGGTGGCGGCGGCGTGCCGGAGGGCGCCAACAGTTGCGCGATCGTCCCTGGCGCCGCGAGCGCCTGGCCGTTGCTCGGCGCGGCGCTGTTGCGCCTGCTGCGGCGGCGCCGTGCCCGACACCCCGGCCGGCGACCGCGCAGCGCCGCCGCCGATCCGGATTGA